The following are from one region of the Candidatus Edwardsbacteria bacterium genome:
- the pckA gene encoding phosphoenolpyruvate carboxykinase (ATP), protein MDIRKVLEELGLKTSKAVYRNLPAAVLIEKSLASSDGILASNGALVVKTGERTGRSPNDKFIAEELPTKDLIAWGKVNLKCSPEQFDKLLHKAYHHLSDKDIYVFDGFAGADSKHRLAVRVITDTIWHALFAQTLFIRPTKQELENFIPGFTLMGCGSLKADPKTDGTKSSAFVGVSFEKKINLVIGSMYGGEIKKSIFSIMNFLMPQQNVFPMHCSANLGTDGAPALFFGLSGTGKTTLSADPNRRLVGDDEHGWSDAGIFNFEGGCYAKVIKLSAEAEPQIFNAIRFGSLLENVVVDPDTRLIDYNSDDITENTRATYPVEHIPNCVIPGVCGHPKNVFFLTCDAFGVLPPIAKLTPEMASYHFLSGFTSKLAGTETGIDQPQPTFSTCFGAPFMPLHPTRYAAMLADKLAKHKTNCWLVNTGWSGGPAGVGSRMKISITRALLTAALSGQLEKSKFTPDPVFNILVPDACEGVPAEVMTPRNTWADQAAYDKKARELAAMFAKNFEQYKDYASKEVADSGPKA, encoded by the coding sequence ATGGACATCAGAAAAGTGCTTGAGGAATTGGGCCTAAAAACCTCCAAAGCCGTTTACCGAAACCTGCCGGCAGCGGTACTGATCGAAAAATCGCTGGCATCCAGCGACGGGATCCTGGCCTCCAACGGCGCTCTGGTGGTGAAGACCGGAGAAAGGACCGGGCGGTCGCCCAATGACAAGTTCATAGCCGAGGAGCTGCCCACAAAAGACCTGATAGCCTGGGGCAAGGTCAATTTAAAATGTTCCCCGGAGCAATTCGATAAATTGCTGCATAAAGCATACCATCATCTCAGCGATAAAGATATATACGTATTCGATGGATTTGCCGGAGCCGATTCCAAACACCGGTTGGCGGTCAGGGTGATAACCGACACTATCTGGCATGCGTTGTTCGCTCAGACCCTTTTCATCCGGCCTACCAAGCAAGAGCTGGAAAATTTTATCCCCGGCTTTACGTTGATGGGCTGCGGCAGCCTGAAAGCCGACCCCAAGACCGACGGCACGAAATCCAGCGCTTTCGTCGGGGTCAGCTTTGAAAAAAAGATCAACCTGGTCATAGGCAGCATGTACGGCGGGGAGATCAAGAAGAGCATATTTTCAATCATGAATTTCCTGATGCCCCAGCAGAACGTCTTTCCCATGCACTGCTCGGCCAACCTGGGCACGGATGGAGCCCCCGCGCTGTTCTTCGGCCTCTCCGGCACCGGCAAGACCACCCTGTCGGCCGATCCCAACCGCCGTCTGGTCGGAGACGACGAGCACGGCTGGTCCGATGCCGGAATATTCAATTTCGAGGGCGGCTGCTACGCCAAGGTCATTAAATTATCGGCCGAGGCCGAGCCCCAGATATTCAACGCCATCAGGTTCGGCTCTCTGCTGGAGAACGTGGTGGTCGATCCGGACACCCGGCTGATAGATTATAATTCCGACGACATCACCGAGAACACCCGGGCCACCTATCCGGTGGAGCATATCCCCAACTGCGTTATCCCCGGGGTGTGCGGGCATCCCAAGAACGTTTTCTTTTTAACCTGCGACGCTTTTGGGGTGCTGCCGCCCATCGCCAAGCTGACCCCGGAGATGGCCAGTTATCATTTCCTGTCGGGCTTCACCTCCAAGCTGGCCGGGACCGAGACCGGGATCGACCAACCGCAGCCCACCTTCTCCACCTGTTTCGGCGCCCCGTTCATGCCCCTGCATCCCACCAGGTACGCCGCCATGCTGGCGGACAAACTGGCAAAACATAAAACCAACTGCTGGCTGGTCAACACCGGCTGGTCGGGCGGGCCGGCCGGGGTGGGCAGCCGGATGAAGATCTCCATCACCCGGGCATTGCTGACCGCCGCTCTGAGCGGCCAGCTGGAAAAATCCAAATTTACTCCGGATCCGGTGTTCAACATCCTGGTGCCCGACGCCTGTGAGGGGGTGCCCGCCGAAGTGATGACCCCCAGGAACACCTGGGCGGACCAGGCGGCCTACGATAAAAAAGCCCGGGAGCTGGCGGCCATGTTCGCCAAAAACTTTGAGCAGTATAAGGATTATGCTTCCAAAGAAGTAGCGGATTCGGGGCCAAAAGCATAA